AAAAAACCCCAATTCCCAGAGCTTGGCtctcttatttattatattattattttttaaaaaaaatccattaaaaaccAAATCTACAGTAAAAAATGTTCCTGTGTTtgtttggaaacaaaacaaaacaaaaaacccaacattaATAGGCTCTCCTTATCTACTAAAACCATTTGTTTTTCCTAAAATGCCTCGAAGCAGAAAAGCTCAGGAGATTAGCTCACTGcacaattaattaaaattagaatCCTTTCCGCCAGACAACTTTCAGAGCACCAAAAAGAAGCAGGGACCCATCAAAGGAAGGGAAGAGCCACGCTGACTCACTGGAATAAGATGTGCAGCCAGAAAAGCTCCGTCTGCCACCCAGGGTCTTTCTTCATtgggacaaacacacacacacacacacacacacacacacacacacacacacacacgcaccactaccaacaacaactcaatttctattttaaaaaacgAAAGAAACAAACACCTAGGCTTAtttacacaaaaccaaaaccaaaccaaaccccagtGGCTAGCTGTCTCTCCTGCAGtctagtttgttttggtttaaaagGAAGTCAGTACAGCATCATTGAAGGCCACTTCATCCCCGCTCCCTGCAGGCTCCCTTTTAATTAGCATCGAACGAGTTGTTGAAACTTTCGTCAGCTGTGGAAAAATGCTTTGAATGGGTGGCAGCTGCCTGAGGTGGCACCATCTGGTCCCAGTTTTGTCCCTAGTGAGTATGGTTTACCCATTATTGCCTGGTTGGCAGGGGTGCGTGGTGGTGGCATGCACTAGGGCTGGCTGGGcatggagaaggaggaaaggtaaTCCAAACATACAGAAAATGGATGGAGGACTTGTCTCTGCATGTTTCAGTAACTCAATAAATAACGACTCCGAGATGCTCCAGTGTAGATAGATGCTTGGCATGTATGTGAGTCTGAGGTGACATTATGGGATGGGGCTGGGGAAAGGCAGCGTTTCTTTTTGCATCTTTCTTTGGACCTcactaaaagagaaagaagaaaaccagagaaaTAGCTTtcctatacacatataaatagTCCCTTAACtagaagggaaaaaacaaacacactgtTTCAAATGCATTTCtaagagactttaaaaaaaaaatccaatgggaAATCTTGACTCCAAGTTATCTATTGCCCACTTCTCTCAAGAGAAACTGCCAGGGTGTCTGGTCAGGCCTGACCCtcactctaaccctaaccctgacttGGTGCACCGTTCCTGGGGGTTGTGTAGTACAGGGACCTGAGAGTTCTCATGGGTGGTACTGAATGTGGTTCTCATGTAAGTTAGAAAAAAACTCATGTCCCGTGTCCAAATGCACATGGAAAACAGGCTCTTAGGTGTTCACGGAACTTAGGAGCCTAGTGAGGAAGTTGCGTAGATGAACAGGCTGGGCCCATTTTCCTGGGGCAAAGGGTTAGATCCGAATTTTGACCAACTTCATGTGGGTCCTTACCCTTAGCTATGGCAGGTCAGCTTGGAAGGGGACATTCCAGAAGTCAGGGCAAGGATTatggggctgaggcaggaccaGACTCTGGTAACCTACCCATTAGGAGCTAAGAACTCATGGCAGAGGTTCCTACTCATTCAAGGATGCTGCTGGGATCTGCGCATCTAGAAAGCTTTCAAAATGAGGAATCTTAGGCGAGTTTGTAAGGCCAGGTTGGAGGTTTCTGAGTCtctcagaaaaccaaactagAGTTTTGAGAGTTGAAAGCTGTCGCTCATGTCAGAATCTTTCTTTGGCCTCTGCTGAAGTTCGGTCGATGCACAGGGGAGTACAAggtgggatctgatgttctcctGGACACGTTTTGGAGTGGCCACTGGACAATGGCCTTTTATAACAATCCTCCAAGCTAAGTCTCCAAATGTATCTATAAGGTGGCAGGCAGCCCCGTGGACTCTGGTCTgacctcctctgacctcctgaCTGTGCAACCTGGCCCTAGAACCCGGCCAAAGACTATTTACACATGGCTTCACCCTGCTGCCTGCCCAGGCACGAGACTGCTGGGATGGACCAACAGTCGCATAGTCATCTGAAGCATGAGTCTGTAAATCACAGGCCCCCAAGGAACAGCGACTGCGCAGAGAAGACGGCAGTGCATCCTGTTAACTAGGTGGGCGGAAAAGTGCCGGGTCATTCCGAAGAACATCCCTGATATCTGGAGGAGAGGATGCCGTCAGCACCCCAAAACTTCAACTAGAGACATCCTCAAAAGGAGCTCGAAGAGTGTCCCATGAGCACAGTTCGTTAGAATTCGAAGAGCTGGAGAGGATCTACCATATGGACTTTGGAACCGCTGGATTTTATACTTCTTCAGTGCCCTGACTGGGCACGGAGTCTCTGGGCTCAGAGGTACCCTCTGCAGGGCCAGGCTGCTCTGGGCTGTGGCTGCTGCCttccacactcaggaggctgctGGCTGCCTGGGAGCTAGCACTGTAGGCACTTCCTGACCGCGAGCGGTAAGGAGGCAGGTCAGCTTGGTTCAGAGACTCGGTGTCCGATGAATAAGGTGGTGGAGGAAGGTCATACCACGCAGGTCTGCAATGGAGAAGGCGGGAGGGCAGCAGAGGGGAGAACGTGTTAGAGTCAAGTCGAGGCAGGTAATGTAGACCCAGCTCTAACTGCAGCCCGTTTCTGAGCAGATGACCAGGTCGACAGCCAGGAACAACGGCAGTTCTAAGACCCGCAAAACCAGTGGTCTGAAACATGACGGAACAGCAAGGCCAGTGTTCTCTGGCTGCTCCTGTCCATCGGCAGGTCCAATGCTGTGTCATATCATAAATAGCACCCTCATATCACCTTGCATGTCCTGGGCTAAATGACTTATGGCCAAGAGTCAAGGTTGGAACTGTGACTGAGTCTTTGATAAGGAGGACATTCTGGTTTCTTACTAAATCTCACTCTTCCTGAGGCCTTGGATGAAGTCACTCTCTCAATGCCCTATCCCATTCTCTATACCTTGCTTGCAACATTGTGTAACAGAAAAGGCCTTCTGTTTTCTACTCTCTTCTCCCACCGCTGCGAGTCAGTGTGCCTCTGTGTCCCTCTCCTCTGTCACCTTTATTGCTCACAATGACCCTTATGTAGACATTACTATTGTGTCCATTGTCCTGGTGAGGAATCAGAGGCCCACGATCACAGACTAGTAAGCAGCCCCGTGGGGGAACTGGAACCCAGCCATTCTGTCTCCAGATTCATCAGTTTTATCCTTACTCTACTCTGGTTGGCCCACATGGAAAGGATGCTCATTGGGTGAGTGCGGTCCTGCATTCTCACCTGCAGGGATTCCCAAGGCAgcactgcccccctcccagtcCTTGAGGTATTGCTTGCTTTTGGTGAGTGAGggaaaatgaagatgaaattATATAGGAGCTGCCACTGGGAAGGGTCCAGGGAGAAGCCTGGTCACCCTGGAGACTCATCTGCAAAATGCTTGATGTGACACACAGTGAGTCCCGGGCTTTGGGGAAGAGGGAGATCTGAGCAGGGGAGCTGAAGGCAGGATATGGAATGTTAAAGTCTAAGGAGACTCTAATGGCTGGCTGACGGCACAGACTTCCAAGAGGGTTATGTGGTGTAAATAGTGATAAAACATGGgcttaacatatatatataatccactctctctgtctctgtctgtcttccccccttctctccctctctccctctctccctccctccctctctctctctctctctctctctgcgcacacacacacacacacacacacacacacacacacacacacacacacacacacacacacacaccccggaaTAGGCATCGTTTAAGCACTCCACTCCAACTACAGAACGCTGCTCTGGGCCTTCTACATTGGGGGTTCACAAATAATGAGCATTCCGATGCTTACTAAAAGCCTGGGGCTCTCTATGCCATCCCCCTTACCTTATACATGAAGTCAAGCAAGGTAAGAGACTTACTTATTCTCAGTCATCAAATTAACCAAAGCTCTCACAATACTTTTATGTAGGAGCAGACAAGGCCCAGAGATGGTCAATAGCTGTAACATTGTGGCCTAACCAAGGAGGAGCAGGGATCCCTTTTCTAGGTCCTTAGATAAGTGACTAAAACTGTAGCTCCTTAGTTACTTCCTTCATAGCTGTATCCAGAGGACTGGATGATATGGGATATTCAATAAGGAATTGGTAAATGTCAATCACTGTTACTGCCTACAGCTACAGAGCCCAAATTCCTGGTGAGACTTAGTTAGCCCAGTGTGTGCACACTCCCATGTTAGACGCCCTCCTCCACAGTCTCTCACCTTTGGTCCAGCAGGGCCTCTGAATAGGAAGGTGGAGAGCCTACTTCTGAGGCGTTTTGTTCGGCCTGGGTAGCCACATACTGAACACCATTATTGACATTGTAGGTGACGTTGCAGTGGTGGGGGTGGTCCAGGACCACCAGACGAGAGAGCAGTACAGGATGCTGCAGCCGGTGCACAGGGAGAGTCATGAGATTGTTCCGTTTGCGCTGATGATGCAGGACCAGTGCCAGCAGGGCTACCACCAGCACGAAGATGACAGAGCTGCCGATGATGGCGTATGTGATGCTGGGGTAGTACACAAGCTGGTTCTCCGAGGTCACGAACACCTGCCCACTGCCTGGTTCTGAGGAaatcaggagagagaggaagagacaatgTCACAGGGGGGCTTTCCTACGCTTTTGAAAGCCAACCTCAGAACTGCCTTGTCAGTTAGCATAGCAGGCCTATTCACAGGCGTCAGAAAAGGTGACCTCCAAATGTCCATCACCTACTGAATGGATAGTCAGTATGTGCACACACTGAATTCTTTTCCAGCCCCAAATGTGAATACGGACACGTACCGTGAGTGTGAGTttcagaaacagagaaataagcCTGTAGTGATGACTTTGaaaatttggtttctttaaaaaactttatttaaattacggggttggggatttagctcagtggtagagcacttgcctagaaagcgcaaggccctgggttcggtccccagctccaaaaaaaaagaaaaaaaagaaaaaactttatttaaattataagaatgtgctttgGTTTTAATCATAGATGTGGGGATCTGAGTCTGCTTCAGACTGGCTGTAGCTGCTGACTATGACTTGACTCGAGCTCTAGCAGAGGTAtggctttgccagctgcagatagtttctgaaatgtgtgatgtttggaattccaggaacttttcagagggtacataAATGCTAGGCCCTCGAGAGGCGGGTGGTTGGTTTCTCAGGGGCGTTGGTTGTGGTTTATTAGTAcgtgctcaaagaagaaagaaattagattcagggatctctctctctctctctctctctctctctcacacacacacacacacacacacacacacacacacacacacacacacacacacagacacacctttctctcctatctagtgttaggaggATAAAGAGGGTCAgagataaagggtgggaaaaggaaAAACCTACAAAGTAACCCAGGCCGGCAGTTCTGCCCACTGTCTACGTGACGTATGAAGGTCCAGTTCACACAGAGAGCAAGGGCAGCAGCACTTGGACTCACTGCAAGTGGGCGTGAGGGGTCTCTGGGTCATTTAACAATGCTCTTAAACTAGGCTATAACGATGATGGCACA
The DNA window shown above is from Rattus rattus isolate New Zealand chromosome 5, Rrattus_CSIRO_v1, whole genome shotgun sequence and carries:
- the LOC116900930 gene encoding low-density lipoprotein receptor class A domain-containing protein 3-like produces the protein MEAQTQPLAKPMDKMPASCRNPVFIWSNETDGWEGTPSQSSRLVRSLSSLGGMSDSAQEPGSGQVFVTSENQLVYYPSITYAIIGSSVIFVLVVALLALVLHHQRKRNNLMTLPVHRLQHPVLLSRLVVLDHPHHCNVTYNVNNGVQYVATQAEQNASEVGSPPSYSEALLDQRPAWYDLPPPPYSSDTESLNQADLPPYRSRSGSAYSASSQAASSLLSVEGSSHSPEQPGPAEGTSEPRDSVPSQGTEEV